A part of Microbulbifer salipaludis genomic DNA contains:
- a CDS encoding filamentous hemagglutinin N-terminal domain-containing protein — translation MTDNTGVGSLNYEYAIDGQFAHIDWADFVIEADESAKFNFTGVSGDFDPSAMVINRVLEGSTEIFGTLSSNGHVVLINPRGVLFGENSVVSVAALTAAAMNGNIAGADGDYEFTLGDAAATVSVAAGDQIFAPGGITLIGASVSNARDLTAAENGELVTGSINFHAGERMTLTLAGGLVTGVAISEEAADIEFGEGLDVINSGNLEAVQVVMEARAARSLVGAAVNNTGTVIATGIDTSGGTITLGAYGPGSATIHNNGSLTVSNGEVENAVAGTINVTAEEITLGTDSALIADANTYTNTDPVTVIDTVADGGDITVSASQSLTLDGTISSTGNGSGSTGGTVKTISESVISGASTVSVVTDDADAASGGEWQVTTQSVALDGVDCAGNCISSAAVVGALDDNAAVTIDASAETLTVEAGLVWRGESSLNLESQDTVTLTSGQAVTAINGSLNVIAVNGFRNSADVDVGNFSLDVGALNVAEDSPPTVSSLGDLQSANTLAITNLGGNHHFDVSAISSISEIDLSGGVTNLKGDLSTSIASITDADGVLVGEGVTLFGNNAADGVADDAFTLSVDGKVEYDDVIFENLDAVNGLGGLDAIDASAFGPGVSLTDNAGELLDADGLVIAGITEITTGTLTGSTNQEAFDLVAGATLSVDTYTGYNFYDVTNLNGNGGSDSFQSAADGDWVLAENLASVTHGGNLTIENIDLFSGGSGNIVGGGNSYFFNVSSGTTVAVANNMEFTGNTLTFNGISKVESGGELNALGLSGAYLKDDNNVAAEVFVDTASDDSGVKFIGLSDVRVSLIDTAQAGGIALSVVENNSAELTDPTFTEVKLEIHDLDDVIGASGNTLSSTGDWEVGGAGASNKRINFTGAWTVTSNGADLAAERNIENNFSVNSEGYVGIHEILFTDLVTVSPGGGSSASVLDASGYEYGVVIGADNNSVALLTDANGSTGTVFSGLSSVTSDLLAARDDAGTTTFSIENDGTNDYFDASGSNIRFYDLLMIQGTENGTEVVNWNDSWTLNSAAESGIYFLSSSGVSVIGFDTINTSGGTLDFNVGESFTIESDGGVTVANTTFNGLAMLQKGLGFDGGAARDPSLDASAFSDGLTLTDNVLEVVAGNLTISDISSITANKVTASTNAITQHDFVIGSNNDSQTVTVNGMLFGELQEVISDGNDTFSERASGLAVLYLDDASGSKIYSHLAGAENEVGFSVDNGIAFSGFGSTRVATVDTNGQNVVLDVNSENNADLDSGAFTFTGLSSIEGSGNDQVAGSGIWALGSGSVSNASIVFSGAWDVVASNGELQGSDAQETFTLGNGGALDVSGYSGYEFSGFTSVTAGASSDSVSSDSNIHWTLLDTNSAESSNGITFDGFSSINADAATLTGTAGDDTFTLTGSQADGATVGFGSMVFTGLSEVLGNGSTYDVIINPTAIGDQLDASGYSDALALTGSDGELHVAGSLTFEGLNSATLANLTATDNAEIFAVSDSGALTVAGLNISGLTEVHGEGGNDRLVAIDTPTMESGYVSSSGIQFYDLGTIEAATLEATNDDDTIAFDDSGILTVNGITVENVTSIDARGGDNDSVTGMDGQDWQLLSSTSAENNGITFINAETLAAVNGGLLGTTGADSFTLNANGGVTFADSMTISDMTSLHGNGGVDSLNASAFDTGISLTDTFGQLDAGGLSVTGITEITTEIVNGTAGQEAFNLADDTLTVSTYVGYNFYGVAELNGNGGSDRFNSVSTGDWVLAENLSSVIFERATGRDLLIEGINTFTGNSGAIKGHNSGHAFEVTADNAVIVDGTHQFSGVSDVDAGTGTDEVTAIAEVTLAGSDGAFNTSAIEFAGIDQATASDLRGSTAAETYTLQGSGALEVAGIEFTGLSNVSAGSGADQEDQVVSRGGQDFTLNVDKSVNHDGIVFSEVERFSAPDDDANLDATAFVAGLTLTGNAREVIADDVTFSGLISADTASLIGSAGTDVFALTSDSITARLIQFAGVTSVTAGGTGNSVESAGGINWTLVDADSAQSSNSVTFDGFSSIDTDAATVTGTGGDDTFTLIGSEADGATVSYGDMAFTGLSEVLGNGSTYDAITNPATTGDQLDASGYSDALALTGADGELRTAAGLTFAALNSAVLAELDGSAADETFQIAGDGAITVAALNLSGLSQVNGNDGTNTIRSAGSADMSEDGDFVTAEGIVFYDIDILDVGVVGATNRDDDILFNADGSVTVNGLEIGSSTRVDGLGGTDTVTGFSGADWTLLGDSSAENNGITFLNVEILNALNGGLYGTSGADDFILNSDGSISAGLLTVNDMTFVDGVSADNTLDASAYSGLTLSDTAGELLADTLGLLGIAQATTGTLTGSTGADVFTLASDGAINVAGIQFDGVATLAGGAGEDSFSSAISGDWQLAENTASLQHNGVSISGIEAFSGGSGRVVGDDGGHTFAVTGNGALTADSVQFDGVTAVEGGVGSDDVSAISSVELAGADGAFSSSAMNFTGIDSVSTSTLVGSTSAEQFVLSGSGALTVSGIAFRNLGTVSAGAGEDDEVISRAGQGYALAGDNSVSHDGIQFSEVESYVGQGVSLSVSGQASASITASGTVASGASTFSGLQRLALEDDVTALEAWNSVTLSGANAVTSGDIRVSGVGVVTATGALTGTGGADEFTVTGNGALTSLGMTFGDVSSVTGAGGSDTIVGAADSGWQLGTESGSVSHAAIAFSEMEQASGGNGILDGADTDTQYALASDGGLQAGGIHFAGITDVNAGAGSDRVTSASGVRWTLGNSAGSASTAGVTFRGIDQIATQSAVIDATQNTTAESFALSADSSEISVFDLLFVSVAEVFAGGEGDNEVVSGADSWQLASGARVSANGVTFNGIDRVVTDSASLTGTSADEQFVLAGESGGLSVDGIDFSGVSQVTGNGGADSLIGTSAADTFNLSGDGGITVAGIDFDGIGRIDAAGGVDTVASSGANWRSLEQDAALVEGAAVAVVDSITVLFENLEQVQTTGAYDGPTFGADYLMTGPQRLQMGGVSFAGLDSISAGSGSDTLYGFDGDMSWTLGASGGSVATEQSSVGFSGFEQIVAGSGVDTFNLNGGALVSLDTGAGNDTVVMSGALLDSLSLGAGDDLLQILAGVQPTQLLGGSGSDQLQMQLAAKQQWRITGNSDAQNQVGEFTFGGFESLQDSAGGLDLVSSQQMDFTYDGGSAGVEFIGGDMALAYDSTGDLVLVSSTTQTIGGSLKAANADFTLAGDLDIESDLQSLSLRASGGNIDVSIVEADDLVIGQINVGRGNLALASANFGLLTAESVRETHITAGTAVIGTAQQRWGNIGTVVNPLRFNVTESVDIVSLFYYEPAFEGRMPLFAAIGNKGVSIASNETAQGLKSAVQNPVDDIAQLDPGIFTEVAPYSLGVDVLNLPEVRLQGGALIPMEEDEEEKRRRETSAAVGGR, via the coding sequence GTGACTGATAATACTGGTGTCGGCTCGTTGAATTACGAATATGCCATCGATGGGCAGTTTGCCCATATCGATTGGGCCGATTTTGTTATCGAAGCAGACGAAAGCGCTAAGTTTAATTTTACCGGTGTCAGTGGAGACTTCGATCCATCGGCAATGGTGATCAACCGGGTTCTTGAGGGAAGCACAGAAATTTTCGGGACTCTGAGCTCCAATGGTCATGTCGTATTGATTAATCCCCGAGGCGTACTTTTTGGTGAGAATTCGGTGGTGAGTGTGGCAGCGCTCACCGCTGCAGCGATGAACGGCAACATCGCGGGTGCAGATGGGGATTACGAATTCACGTTGGGTGATGCGGCAGCCACAGTGAGCGTTGCCGCCGGCGACCAGATTTTCGCGCCTGGCGGTATCACGTTAATTGGCGCCAGCGTTTCGAACGCCCGTGATCTGACGGCGGCAGAAAACGGAGAGCTGGTCACCGGTAGTATCAATTTCCATGCTGGCGAGAGAATGACCCTTACCCTGGCAGGCGGACTTGTCACTGGCGTTGCTATCAGCGAAGAGGCTGCCGATATCGAATTTGGCGAGGGTCTTGATGTTATTAACTCCGGTAATCTAGAAGCCGTGCAGGTGGTGATGGAGGCGCGCGCAGCCAGGTCACTTGTCGGCGCAGCAGTAAACAACACAGGCACTGTAATCGCGACCGGTATCGATACCAGTGGAGGGACGATCACCCTGGGAGCCTACGGGCCAGGTTCTGCAACGATTCACAATAATGGATCGCTGACCGTCAGTAACGGTGAAGTTGAGAATGCTGTTGCCGGAACAATCAACGTTACTGCCGAGGAGATTACTCTCGGGACCGATAGTGCGTTGATTGCGGACGCAAATACCTACACCAATACCGATCCGGTTACGGTGATTGATACAGTGGCGGATGGTGGTGATATCACCGTGAGCGCATCTCAGAGTCTGACTCTGGATGGAACCATTAGTAGTACCGGTAACGGTTCGGGTAGTACCGGCGGTACGGTCAAAACTATCTCTGAATCGGTCATTTCTGGCGCATCCACGGTGTCCGTGGTTACCGATGATGCAGATGCTGCTAGTGGTGGGGAGTGGCAGGTTACCACGCAATCTGTGGCTCTGGATGGTGTTGACTGCGCCGGCAACTGTATCAGCTCTGCCGCGGTCGTTGGCGCACTGGATGACAACGCTGCGGTAACGATTGATGCGAGTGCCGAGACTCTTACCGTTGAGGCGGGTTTGGTTTGGCGTGGGGAATCTTCTCTTAATCTCGAATCTCAAGACACTGTGACGCTGACCTCCGGACAGGCAGTAACCGCAATTAATGGCAGCCTGAACGTAATAGCAGTTAATGGTTTCAGAAACAGCGCTGATGTTGATGTTGGAAATTTCTCATTGGATGTAGGCGCGCTAAATGTTGCAGAGGACAGCCCACCAACTGTTAGTAGCCTCGGGGATCTCCAGTCCGCAAACACTCTGGCCATAACCAACCTGGGCGGAAATCATCACTTTGATGTCAGCGCCATTTCCTCAATTTCGGAAATTGACTTGAGCGGCGGAGTAACAAACCTTAAAGGTGACTTGTCAACAAGTATTGCATCTATCACAGATGCCGATGGCGTTTTGGTTGGTGAAGGGGTCACGCTCTTTGGAAATAACGCAGCTGATGGTGTTGCCGACGATGCGTTCACCCTATCTGTCGATGGGAAGGTTGAATACGATGACGTAATTTTCGAGAACCTCGATGCTGTGAATGGTCTCGGGGGCCTGGATGCTATTGACGCTAGTGCCTTCGGTCCAGGAGTCAGTCTCACCGACAACGCCGGTGAGCTGCTGGACGCCGATGGACTGGTTATTGCCGGCATAACAGAGATCACCACCGGCACATTGACTGGTTCGACGAACCAAGAAGCCTTCGATCTGGTTGCCGGCGCTACTCTGAGCGTCGACACATATACCGGGTATAACTTCTACGACGTTACGAACCTGAACGGCAATGGCGGCTCTGATAGTTTCCAGAGTGCTGCCGACGGCGACTGGGTGCTTGCAGAAAATCTCGCCAGTGTCACCCACGGCGGAAATCTCACGATTGAAAATATCGATTTATTTTCCGGTGGTTCAGGAAACATTGTCGGTGGTGGTAATAGCTACTTCTTCAATGTGAGCAGTGGCACTACCGTTGCCGTGGCAAATAACATGGAGTTTACTGGCAACACATTGACATTCAATGGCATCAGCAAAGTAGAGTCCGGCGGTGAATTGAATGCGCTGGGTCTCTCAGGTGCTTACCTTAAGGATGATAACAATGTAGCGGCAGAGGTTTTTGTTGATACCGCCAGTGACGATAGTGGGGTCAAGTTTATTGGTTTGTCGGATGTCAGGGTGTCGCTGATAGATACTGCGCAAGCCGGCGGAATCGCTTTATCTGTGGTCGAAAATAATAGCGCTGAGTTAACTGACCCCACTTTCACAGAGGTCAAGCTAGAAATTCATGACCTGGATGACGTAATCGGTGCTTCTGGAAATACACTTTCTTCGACCGGTGACTGGGAAGTAGGCGGTGCTGGTGCAAGTAATAAGAGAATCAATTTTACCGGAGCTTGGACGGTTACCTCGAATGGTGCAGACCTTGCAGCCGAAAGAAATATCGAAAATAACTTTTCTGTTAATAGCGAAGGTTATGTCGGAATTCACGAAATTCTATTTACTGATTTGGTGACTGTCTCACCGGGTGGCGGTTCGAGTGCTAGTGTTCTGGATGCTTCTGGATATGAATACGGAGTTGTCATAGGTGCCGATAACAATAGTGTCGCGCTCCTTACGGATGCGAACGGCAGCACTGGGACAGTATTTTCAGGGTTGAGTAGCGTAACTTCTGATCTTCTTGCGGCACGCGATGATGCCGGAACTACCACATTTTCCATCGAGAACGATGGAACGAATGACTATTTTGATGCCAGTGGTAGCAATATCAGGTTCTATGATTTGCTGATGATTCAGGGCACTGAAAATGGAACAGAGGTTGTTAATTGGAATGACAGTTGGACCCTGAATAGCGCCGCTGAATCCGGTATATATTTTTTAAGTAGTTCCGGGGTTAGTGTTATCGGTTTCGATACCATCAACACTTCCGGCGGCACTCTGGACTTCAATGTCGGTGAGAGTTTCACTATTGAATCTGACGGCGGCGTCACCGTTGCAAATACCACTTTTAACGGTCTTGCCATGCTGCAGAAAGGTTTGGGATTTGACGGTGGTGCTGCACGCGATCCTTCTCTGGATGCCTCTGCCTTTTCGGATGGTTTGACTCTCACCGACAATGTGCTCGAAGTGGTCGCCGGCAACCTGACCATTTCCGATATCTCCAGTATTACCGCTAACAAAGTGACCGCATCTACTAATGCGATTACCCAGCATGACTTCGTGATCGGCTCTAATAACGATTCGCAGACAGTAACCGTTAACGGAATGCTTTTCGGGGAGCTGCAAGAAGTGATCTCTGACGGAAACGACACTTTTTCGGAACGGGCCTCCGGATTGGCGGTGCTCTATCTCGACGACGCGAGTGGCAGCAAGATTTATTCGCATCTCGCCGGGGCTGAAAATGAGGTTGGTTTCTCCGTTGATAACGGTATCGCCTTTTCCGGTTTTGGTTCCACGCGTGTCGCAACAGTTGATACCAATGGGCAGAATGTTGTCCTGGATGTGAACTCCGAAAATAACGCGGACCTCGATAGCGGTGCGTTCACATTTACCGGCCTTTCAAGTATCGAAGGGTCCGGTAATGACCAAGTCGCAGGTTCTGGTATCTGGGCCCTGGGTAGCGGTAGTGTAAGCAATGCCTCCATTGTTTTCTCGGGTGCATGGGACGTTGTTGCCTCTAATGGTGAACTTCAGGGTAGTGATGCGCAGGAAACCTTCACCCTGGGGAATGGCGGAGCGCTGGATGTTTCCGGATATTCCGGATACGAATTTAGTGGTTTCACCTCGGTTACTGCAGGTGCGAGTAGCGATAGTGTTTCCAGTGATAGTAATATCCACTGGACTCTTCTTGATACGAATTCTGCCGAGAGCAGCAATGGAATTACCTTCGACGGCTTCAGTAGCATCAATGCGGATGCGGCCACGCTCACCGGCACCGCAGGCGACGATACCTTTACACTGACAGGCAGCCAAGCCGATGGGGCTACCGTCGGTTTCGGTAGCATGGTATTTACCGGCCTGAGCGAGGTGCTCGGTAACGGTTCGACCTATGATGTCATCATCAACCCCACCGCGATCGGTGACCAGCTGGATGCCAGCGGCTACAGCGATGCACTGGCCCTAACCGGCAGCGACGGTGAATTGCACGTTGCAGGTTCGCTGACGTTCGAGGGCCTAAATTCAGCGACTCTCGCCAATCTGACTGCAACCGACAATGCAGAGATTTTCGCCGTAAGCGATTCAGGTGCATTGACGGTTGCCGGTTTGAATATTTCCGGTCTTACCGAGGTCCACGGTGAAGGCGGCAACGACAGGCTTGTTGCCATCGATACGCCGACCATGGAAAGCGGCTATGTCAGTAGCAGCGGGATACAGTTCTATGACTTGGGGACCATCGAAGCGGCCACTCTGGAAGCCACCAATGACGACGATACCATCGCATTCGATGACTCCGGCATTCTGACTGTCAATGGCATTACGGTTGAAAATGTCACATCTATTGACGCACGCGGCGGCGATAACGACAGCGTTACCGGCATGGATGGCCAGGACTGGCAGCTACTGAGTAGCACCAGTGCGGAAAACAATGGCATTACTTTTATCAATGCGGAGACACTAGCGGCGGTCAATGGCGGCCTGCTGGGAACCACCGGTGCCGATAGTTTCACACTGAACGCGAATGGCGGCGTCACCTTTGCGGACAGTATGACCATATCTGACATGACGTCTCTGCATGGCAATGGCGGTGTAGATAGCCTGAATGCCAGTGCCTTTGATACAGGCATTAGCCTGACCGATACCTTCGGACAGCTGGATGCCGGCGGACTGTCCGTTACCGGTATCACCGAGATTACCACCGAAATTGTAAACGGCACGGCAGGTCAGGAAGCCTTCAATCTGGCTGACGACACGCTGACCGTAAGCACATACGTGGGCTACAACTTCTACGGCGTTGCCGAACTCAACGGCAACGGCGGCTCCGATCGTTTCAACAGTGTTTCCACTGGCGACTGGGTGCTGGCAGAAAACCTGTCCAGCGTTATCTTTGAGCGCGCAACTGGACGCGACCTGTTAATTGAAGGCATCAACACCTTCACCGGTAACTCCGGCGCGATTAAGGGGCACAACAGTGGGCACGCATTTGAAGTTACTGCTGACAATGCAGTGATCGTTGATGGCACACACCAGTTCAGTGGTGTCAGCGATGTCGATGCGGGCACTGGCACGGACGAGGTAACAGCCATCGCCGAAGTTACCCTGGCGGGATCGGACGGCGCTTTCAATACCAGCGCAATTGAGTTTGCTGGCATTGATCAAGCCACTGCGTCCGACCTTCGGGGCAGCACTGCAGCGGAAACCTACACCTTGCAGGGCAGTGGTGCTCTTGAGGTCGCAGGCATTGAGTTCACCGGTCTGAGCAACGTCAGCGCAGGCTCCGGGGCCGATCAAGAGGACCAGGTGGTATCTCGCGGCGGCCAGGACTTCACGCTGAATGTGGATAAATCGGTTAACCACGACGGCATCGTGTTCAGCGAGGTGGAGCGCTTCAGTGCTCCGGATGACGACGCCAACCTCGATGCCACCGCTTTTGTCGCGGGTCTGACTCTCACTGGCAATGCGCGGGAGGTCATCGCCGATGATGTCACCTTCAGTGGTCTGATATCGGCCGATACCGCGTCACTGATCGGCAGTGCCGGGACCGATGTATTCGCACTGACCAGCGACAGCATCACTGCTCGCCTGATTCAGTTTGCCGGGGTCACCAGCGTCACCGCCGGTGGTACCGGCAACAGCGTTGAGAGTGCCGGCGGCATCAATTGGACACTGGTGGATGCAGACTCTGCACAGAGCAGTAATAGCGTGACCTTTGACGGCTTCAGCAGCATTGATACCGATGCTGCTACGGTCACCGGCACCGGCGGCGACGATACTTTCACCCTGATCGGCAGCGAAGCCGATGGCGCAACCGTTTCATACGGGGACATGGCATTTACCGGCCTGAGTGAAGTGCTCGGCAACGGCTCGACCTACGATGCCATCACTAACCCCGCCACTACTGGCGACCAGCTGGATGCGAGCGGTTACAGCGATGCGCTGGCCCTGACCGGCGCCGATGGTGAACTGCGGACTGCGGCGGGGCTGACCTTTGCCGCTCTGAACTCCGCCGTACTGGCAGAGCTTGATGGCTCCGCTGCGGATGAGACCTTCCAGATAGCTGGCGATGGTGCGATCACCGTGGCGGCCCTGAATCTCTCGGGGCTGAGCCAGGTCAATGGCAACGATGGCACCAATACGATTCGTTCCGCCGGCTCTGCGGACATGAGCGAAGATGGTGATTTTGTGACCGCCGAGGGTATCGTATTTTACGATATCGACATCCTTGATGTTGGCGTTGTGGGAGCTACCAACCGCGACGATGACATCCTGTTTAACGCTGACGGCAGTGTCACCGTCAATGGATTGGAAATTGGCTCCTCTACCCGCGTGGATGGGTTGGGTGGTACCGATACTGTGACCGGGTTCAGTGGCGCGGACTGGACATTGCTGGGAGACAGCAGTGCCGAAAACAATGGCATAACTTTCCTGAACGTGGAAATCCTCAATGCCCTTAATGGAGGGTTGTACGGGACCAGTGGTGCCGACGACTTTATCTTGAACAGCGACGGCAGCATCTCCGCAGGATTGCTCACCGTCAACGATATGACGTTTGTGGACGGCGTGTCGGCGGACAACACCCTGGATGCCAGCGCATACAGTGGACTGACCTTGTCCGACACAGCGGGAGAATTACTTGCGGATACACTTGGCCTGCTGGGTATTGCGCAGGCGACCACCGGTACACTGACCGGCAGTACGGGGGCAGACGTATTTACGCTTGCCAGTGATGGCGCAATCAATGTTGCCGGTATCCAGTTTGATGGGGTCGCCACACTCGCCGGTGGCGCGGGCGAGGATAGTTTCAGCAGTGCCATCAGTGGGGACTGGCAGCTTGCAGAAAATACCGCGAGCCTTCAGCACAATGGTGTGTCGATCTCCGGTATCGAGGCGTTCTCCGGTGGCTCCGGGCGTGTTGTCGGTGATGATGGTGGGCATACCTTTGCAGTAACGGGCAATGGCGCACTGACTGCCGACAGCGTTCAGTTCGATGGTGTAACCGCGGTTGAAGGTGGCGTAGGTAGCGACGATGTCAGCGCTATTTCCAGCGTCGAGCTGGCGGGGGCTGACGGAGCGTTCAGCAGCAGTGCGATGAACTTTACCGGCATCGACAGCGTGAGCACCTCCACCCTGGTTGGAAGCACCAGCGCCGAACAGTTTGTGTTGTCGGGCAGTGGCGCCCTCACCGTGAGTGGTATCGCTTTCCGGAATCTGGGCACCGTCTCCGCGGGCGCTGGCGAAGACGACGAAGTGATCTCCCGTGCGGGGCAGGGATACGCGCTGGCTGGCGACAATAGCGTTAGCCACGACGGTATCCAGTTCAGCGAAGTGGAAAGCTACGTTGGGCAGGGTGTGAGCCTGTCGGTGAGCGGGCAGGCAAGCGCAAGCATCACCGCCAGTGGCACAGTCGCGTCCGGTGCCTCCACGTTCAGTGGGCTGCAGCGCCTGGCGTTGGAAGATGATGTGACTGCGCTGGAGGCCTGGAATAGCGTCACGTTGTCGGGCGCCAACGCGGTGACCAGTGGCGATATCCGCGTGAGTGGCGTCGGCGTGGTGACCGCCACCGGTGCATTGACCGGCACCGGCGGCGCTGACGAATTTACCGTAACCGGAAACGGTGCGCTTACCAGTCTCGGTATGACATTCGGCGATGTGTCTTCAGTAACGGGCGCCGGCGGCAGCGATACGATAGTGGGTGCCGCTGACAGCGGCTGGCAGTTGGGCACTGAATCTGGTTCCGTGTCCCATGCCGCCATTGCCTTCAGTGAAATGGAGCAGGCCAGTGGCGGCAATGGCATTCTCGACGGTGCGGATACCGATACCCAGTACGCACTGGCTTCCGATGGAGGCCTGCAGGCAGGGGGCATCCATTTTGCGGGTATTACGGACGTCAACGCAGGGGCGGGGTCGGATCGGGTAACGAGCGCCAGCGGTGTGCGCTGGACTCTGGGAAATAGTGCGGGGAGCGCAAGCACGGCAGGTGTGACCTTCCGCGGGATCGATCAGATCGCCACCCAGTCCGCAGTCATCGATGCTACCCAAAACACGACGGCCGAAAGCTTTGCGCTGAGTGCGGATAGCAGTGAAATTTCTGTATTCGATCTGCTGTTTGTCAGTGTCGCGGAGGTATTTGCCGGTGGTGAAGGGGATAACGAGGTGGTCAGCGGTGCCGATAGCTGGCAGTTGGCGAGCGGCGCGCGGGTATCCGCCAACGGGGTAACCTTCAATGGTATCGATCGAGTGGTGACGGACAGTGCCAGCCTGACTGGCACCAGTGCGGACGAGCAGTTTGTCCTCGCCGGAGAATCCGGTGGGTTGAGTGTCGACGGCATCGATTTCAGCGGGGTCAGCCAGGTGACCGGTAATGGTGGTGCGGATTCCCTGATTGGCACCTCAGCAGCGGATACATTCAACCTGTCAGGCGATGGTGGTATTACCGTCGCCGGTATCGATTTCGATGGTATTGGTCGTATTGACGCCGCCGGTGGTGTCGATACCGTCGCCAGCAGCGGGGCTAATTGGCGTTCGCTGGAGCAGGATGCAGCCTTGGTTGAGGGCGCGGCGGTCGCTGTTGTCGACTCCATCACCGTGCTGTTCGAGAACCTGGAACAAGTACAGACTACCGGTGCTTATGACGGCCCCACCTTCGGTGCCGATTACCTGATGACCGGTCCGCAGCGCCTGCAAATGGGCGGGGTCAGTTTCGCCGGCTTGGATTCCATCAGCGCGGGGAGTGGCAGCGATACCCTGTACGGGTTTGACGGTGATATGAGCTGGACCCTGGGGGCTAGCGGTGGCAGCGTTGCTACTGAGCAGTCCTCAGTGGGCTTCAGCGGTTTTGAGCAGATCGTTGCTGGAAGCGGAGTCGATACCTTCAATCTGAATGGCGGCGCCCTGGTCTCACTGGATACCGGCGCTGGAAATGACACCGTAGTGATGAGCGGAGCGCTGCTCGACAGCCTGTCGCTGGGCGCCGGTGACGACCTGCTGCAGATTCTGGCAGGCGTCCAGCCCACGCAGCTTCTTGGGGGCTCTGGTAGCGACCAGCTGCAGATGCAGCTGGCGGCGAAGCAGCAGTGGCGGATCACCGGAAACTCTGACGCGCAAAACCAGGTGGGTGAATTTACCTTTGGCGGTTTCGAGTCGTTGCAGGATAGTGCCGGTGGCCTGGATCTGGTTTCGAGCCAGCAAATGGACTTCACCTACGATGGTGGTAGTGCCGGTGTCGAGTTTATTGGTGGCGATATGGCGCTGGCATACGACAGTACTGGCGATTTGGTTCTGGTCAGCAGCACTACACAAACCATCGGTGGCTCCCTCAAGGCCGCCAATGCCGACTTCACCCTGGCCGGCGATCTGGATATCGAGTCCGACCTCCAGTCCCTGTCACTGCGTGCCAGCGGCGGCAATATCGATGTATCGATTGTGGAAGCCGACGACCTGGTTATCGGCCAGATTAACGTAGGCCGCGGGAATCTGGCCCTTGCCAGTGCAAACTTTGGCCTGTTGACAGCTGAGAGCGTTCGCGAGACCCACATTACTGCGGGTACCGCGGTGATCGGCACCGCGCAACAGCGCTGGGGCAATATAGGCACCGTAGTCAACCCATTGCGGTTCAATGTCACCGAGTCCGTGGATATCGTTTCGCTGTTTTATTACGAGCCGGCGTTCGAGGGGCGGATGCCACTGTTTGCCGCCATCGGTAACAAGGGTGTCTCCATTGCCAGTAACGAGACCGCTCAGGGGTTGAAGTCTGCGGTGCAGAACCCGGTGGATGATATTGCGCAGCTGGATCCGGGTATCTTCACCGAGGTGGCTCCGTACAGTCTGGGCGTGGATGTGCTGAATTTGCCGGAAGTGCGGCTGCAGGGAGGGGCGCTGATACCCATGGAGGAGGATGAAGAGGAGAAGCGTCGGCGCGAAACTTCCGCGGCGGTGGGGGGGCGATAA